A window of bacterium genomic DNA:
GATCTCGTCCTGGGTCCGCGCAGTGCCGCGCATACCATCGTGGAGTTCGGCGACTACACGTGTCCGGCGTGCGCCGAGGTGCATCGCGCGGTGCGTGAGCTCCTCGCATCACGCGATGACGTCCGCGTCATCTGGAAAGACCTCCCCCACCTCGACCCCGTCACGCAGTCGCTGCGGCTCCACATCGCCGCCCGATGCGCGGCGCGACAGGGTGCGTTCGCAGCGTTCCACGATGCGCTCTTCGAGCGCGCACCGCGAACCGATGGGGCGATCGCGTCCATCGCAACCGACCTCCGGCTCAACACGACCGCCTTTGACGCATGCCGGAGCGACCCGAGCATCACCGCAGCCATCCGCGCGAATGAACGTGAGGCGATGCGCATCGGTGTGGCGGGAACACCGGAGTTCTACGTCAACGGCGTGCGCTATGAGCAACCGTTCTCTCTCAGTGATCTGCAACGCGCGCTCGATGCGCCGTAAGTATGCTCCACGTGCAACATCCCATCTATTCACGCGCGATCGCAGCGATGC
This region includes:
- a CDS encoding thioredoxin domain-containing protein; the protein is MQRALLVLLAVVGALALWAMRPPRAAVDTPLAPRAALAPIVTGDDLVLGPRSAAHTIVEFGDYTCPACAEVHRAVRELLASRDDVRVIWKDLPHLDPVTQSLRLHIAARCAARQGAFAAFHDALFERAPRTDGAIASIATDLRLNTTAFDACRSDPSITAAIRANEREAMRIGVAGTPEFYVNGVRYEQPFSLSDLQRALDAP